In the Carboxydothermus hydrogenoformans Z-2901 genome, one interval contains:
- the fabG gene encoding 3-oxoacyl-[acyl-carrier-protein] reductase, with protein MNFSGKVVLVTGASRGIGRKIAERFALAGAKVGINYAHNDLLASQLKEELESKGAEVLLVKGDVSQKEEVERIFKELVTTFGKIDIVVNNAGITKDKLLLRMSYDDFDSVIKTNLYSTFLVTREAAKIMLKQRFGRIINISSVVGIKGNAGQANYAASKAAIIGFTKAVALELASRGITVNAVAPGYIKTDMTEKLDEKVKEALLNAIPAERLGTPDDVAAAVLFLASEGAGYITGQTIVVDGGMVM; from the coding sequence ATGAATTTTAGCGGTAAAGTTGTCCTGGTTACTGGGGCAAGCCGCGGTATCGGACGTAAAATAGCCGAAAGATTTGCTCTGGCAGGAGCAAAAGTTGGAATAAACTATGCTCATAACGATTTGCTGGCCAGCCAGTTAAAAGAGGAGTTAGAAAGTAAGGGTGCAGAAGTTCTTCTTGTAAAAGGTGATGTCAGCCAAAAAGAAGAAGTTGAGAGAATTTTTAAGGAATTAGTAACGACTTTTGGCAAAATTGATATTGTTGTAAATAATGCGGGTATTACCAAAGATAAACTTCTTTTACGCATGTCATATGACGACTTTGACTCCGTTATAAAAACAAATTTATATTCAACATTTCTTGTAACCCGCGAAGCTGCCAAAATAATGCTAAAACAGCGGTTTGGAAGAATCATTAATATCAGTTCGGTGGTTGGCATTAAAGGAAATGCCGGTCAAGCCAATTATGCTGCAAGTAAAGCCGCTATTATCGGCTTTACCAAAGCCGTGGCCTTGGAACTTGCCAGCAGGGGAATAACCGTTAATGCCGTTGCGCCCGGGTACATAAAAACAGATATGACCGAGAAATTAGACGAAAAAGTAAAAGAAGCTTTGCTTAACGCCATCCCTGCAGAAAGACTGGGTACCCCCGATGATGTGGCGGCGGCGGTGTTGTTTCTGGCAAGTGAAGGCGCAGGCTATATAACTGGGCAAACAATTGTTGTGGATGGCGGAATGGTGATGTAG
- the fabD gene encoding ACP S-malonyltransferase has product MSKTAFVFPGQGSQYVGMGKDLYDELPVVRKYFNLANEILGYDLTKIIFEGPEEELNKTENTQPAILTLSYALYVTLEEKGIKAKIYGGHSLGEFTALTAAGVINFADAVRLVHVRGKLMQEAVPLGQGVMLAVMGIEKEELVATVKKLQEYGIMEIVNFNGGGQYVLAGESKIKELTKTQLKEVGARKIVELPVSAPFHSSLMRAAALKFQEYLEKVEFLPPKVPVISNVTAEILTDPVKIKDLLSKQMASPVLWEQSVLEMVKVEVTKFIEIGPGKVLTNLIKRIVPVATFSVNNLESLRFLLDNPGEVG; this is encoded by the coding sequence ATGAGTAAAACTGCTTTTGTTTTTCCAGGTCAAGGTTCCCAGTATGTTGGTATGGGCAAAGATTTATATGATGAACTACCAGTGGTACGAAAATACTTTAATTTAGCCAATGAAATTTTAGGTTATGACTTAACTAAAATTATTTTTGAAGGACCCGAAGAGGAACTCAATAAAACCGAAAATACCCAGCCGGCAATCTTAACTTTAAGCTATGCTCTGTATGTAACTTTAGAAGAAAAGGGAATAAAAGCTAAAATTTATGGCGGTCATAGTTTAGGAGAGTTTACTGCCCTTACCGCTGCCGGAGTAATAAATTTTGCCGATGCAGTTAGACTTGTACATGTCAGGGGAAAACTGATGCAGGAAGCTGTTCCTTTGGGGCAAGGGGTAATGCTTGCGGTTATGGGCATAGAAAAAGAAGAACTTGTGGCTACGGTAAAAAAACTCCAGGAATATGGTATCATGGAAATCGTGAACTTTAACGGTGGGGGCCAGTACGTATTGGCCGGTGAAAGTAAAATAAAAGAGCTTACAAAAACCCAATTAAAGGAAGTGGGGGCTCGAAAGATTGTAGAACTTCCGGTTTCAGCACCTTTTCATTCGTCCCTGATGAGGGCTGCCGCGTTAAAGTTTCAGGAGTACTTAGAAAAGGTTGAGTTTTTACCTCCTAAAGTACCGGTTATCAGTAATGTTACCGCTGAAATCTTAACTGATCCTGTGAAAATAAAGGATTTACTATCTAAGCAAATGGCTTCTCCGGTTTTATGGGAGCAGTCGGTGCTGGAAATGGTTAAGGTCGAAGTTACGAAATTTATTGAAATAGGTCCTGGCAAGGTATTAACTAACTTAATTAAGCGCATAGTCCCGGTTGCCACTTTTAGTGTAAATAATCTTGAAAGTTTGCGGTTTTTACTTGATAACCCCGGGGAGGTTGGATAA
- the fabK gene encoding enoyl-[acyl-carrier-protein] reductase FabK, giving the protein MKTKITELLKIKYPIIQGGMAWVATARLAAAVSNAGGLGIIGAGNAPAEWVLAEVRKVKNLTDKPFGVNVMLLSPHVDEVMEVIIEEKVPVITTGAGNPGKYIKKLKENNVKIIPVVASVALAKRLEKTGVDAVIAEGHESGGHIGELTTMALVPQVVDNVSIPVVAAGGIADGRGLVAALALGAQAVQIGTRFLCAEETEIHPAVKEAVIKAGDRDTVITGASTGHPVRVIKNKLARRFLELEQKGAPPEELEKLGAGSLRRCMQEGDIEEGSLMAGQIAGLIKEIKPVKEIIEEIMHEAREIMKRIVREFDE; this is encoded by the coding sequence TTGAAGACGAAGATTACGGAACTTTTAAAGATAAAGTATCCCATTATCCAGGGGGGAATGGCCTGGGTGGCAACTGCGCGCTTAGCAGCAGCGGTTTCCAATGCCGGTGGCCTTGGGATTATAGGTGCGGGTAATGCGCCGGCGGAATGGGTTTTAGCGGAGGTTCGGAAGGTAAAAAACCTTACCGATAAACCCTTTGGGGTGAATGTAATGTTGCTTTCTCCCCATGTAGATGAAGTTATGGAAGTAATCATTGAAGAAAAGGTTCCGGTGATAACTACCGGTGCTGGCAATCCCGGCAAGTATATAAAAAAACTCAAGGAAAATAACGTAAAAATAATTCCAGTGGTGGCTTCGGTGGCCTTGGCAAAGCGCCTGGAAAAAACGGGAGTAGATGCGGTGATAGCTGAGGGCCATGAATCGGGGGGACATATAGGAGAACTTACCACCATGGCCCTTGTACCGCAAGTTGTAGATAATGTTTCGATTCCGGTAGTTGCAGCCGGTGGAATTGCTGATGGTCGGGGATTGGTTGCTGCTTTAGCCTTAGGAGCCCAAGCGGTACAAATTGGAACCCGTTTTCTTTGTGCGGAAGAAACGGAAATTCATCCAGCAGTGAAAGAAGCGGTAATTAAAGCCGGCGACAGAGATACGGTTATCACCGGGGCTTCGACCGGTCATCCTGTGCGGGTCATAAAAAATAAGCTTGCCCGGCGTTTTTTGGAGTTAGAACAAAAAGGAGCTCCTCCCGAGGAACTTGAAAAACTTGGTGCGGGAAGTTTGAGGCGATGCATGCAGGAAGGGGATATAGAAGAAGGTTCACTGATGGCGGGACAAATTGCCGGATTAATAAAAGAAATAAAACCGGTTAAGGAAATTATTGAAGAAATTATGCATGAGGCGAGAGAAATAATGAAAAGGATTGTGAGGGAATTCGATGAGTAA
- a CDS encoding beta-ketoacyl-ACP synthase III, protein MSGRIEGIEILGTGYYVPEKVLTNKELESRLDTTDEWIVTRTGIRERRIASPEETTLSMAYYASEKAIQKAKIEPGEIGLIIVATATPDMIFPATAAQLQEKIGATNAGAFDLSIGCTGFIYALVTGALYTKVLYPQKVLVVGAEKLSAIVDWQDRSTAVLFGDGAGAVILGVNPQKAGILAFELGADGSGAELLKLPAGGSKLPASAETVEKRLHFIKMNGSEVFKFAVKKIEESVNGLLEKAKLQPDDIDLYLFHQANRRIIVNSLERLALDIEKTFINIELYGNTSAASIPIALDEAIHAGKLKKGDKLLLSGFGAGLAWGGLIMEY, encoded by the coding sequence ATGTCTGGAAGGATTGAAGGCATTGAAATTTTAGGAACAGGGTATTATGTGCCAGAAAAGGTTTTAACGAACAAAGAGCTTGAGTCAAGATTGGATACTACCGATGAATGGATAGTAACCCGAACTGGAATCAGGGAAAGGCGTATTGCCTCCCCGGAAGAAACTACCCTATCAATGGCATACTATGCTTCAGAAAAGGCAATACAGAAGGCAAAAATCGAACCAGGGGAAATTGGTTTAATAATTGTGGCTACCGCTACTCCGGATATGATTTTTCCCGCAACGGCGGCCCAGTTGCAGGAAAAGATTGGGGCTACCAATGCCGGGGCTTTTGATTTGTCTATTGGTTGCACTGGGTTTATTTATGCTTTAGTTACCGGAGCTTTATATACTAAAGTGCTGTATCCCCAAAAGGTACTTGTAGTGGGCGCTGAAAAGCTTTCAGCAATAGTTGACTGGCAGGATAGAAGTACCGCTGTTTTATTTGGTGATGGTGCAGGTGCTGTGATATTGGGTGTAAATCCTCAAAAAGCGGGGATTTTGGCCTTTGAACTTGGAGCCGACGGAAGTGGTGCTGAGCTATTAAAATTGCCTGCTGGTGGGTCTAAACTTCCAGCATCAGCAGAAACTGTCGAAAAAAGGCTCCATTTTATTAAAATGAATGGAAGTGAAGTTTTTAAATTTGCTGTAAAGAAAATTGAAGAGTCGGTAAACGGTTTACTTGAAAAAGCCAAATTACAACCGGACGATATTGATTTATATTTATTTCACCAAGCCAATCGTCGAATAATTGTTAACTCTTTGGAACGTTTAGCTTTAGATATTGAAAAGACCTTTATTAATATCGAGCTTTACGGAAATACCTCGGCGGCGTCTATACCAATAGCATTGGATGAAGCTATTCATGCGGGAAAACTAAAGAAAGGTGATAAGCTCTTACTCAGTGGTTTTGGAGCGGGGCTTGCCTGGGGCGGTTTAATTATGGAATATTAG
- the plsX gene encoding phosphate acyltransferase PlsX, whose protein sequence is MVDAMGGDYAPREIVLGVQDFVEETGEKIVLVGRENEIKKELTKKGKSLGYIEIINADEVVTMEEKPTVAIKKKESSVWKGLQLVREGVAQGFFSAGNTGAVMASAVLCLGKINGIDRPAIITPLPTLTGQTFLIDAGANVDVKPENLFQFAVMAQVYLKTAYQIKNPRVALLSNGEEEGKGNDLIKKTFPILKEKISGFIGNIEGKDIFRGVADIIVADGFVGNIVLKTGEGLAESIFVLLKNEVFTGLRGSLGGFILRESLQKIKKRLDYAEYGGAPLLGVNGIVFIAHGRSRRLAVRNGLKVMTKTVESGFLAELIKGDFNVWKD, encoded by the coding sequence GTGGTTGACGCCATGGGGGGAGATTATGCTCCCCGGGAAATAGTTTTAGGGGTCCAGGATTTTGTTGAAGAAACCGGAGAGAAAATTGTCTTGGTTGGCCGGGAAAATGAAATAAAAAAGGAATTAACAAAAAAAGGAAAATCCCTTGGTTATATTGAAATAATAAATGCCGACGAAGTTGTAACGATGGAAGAAAAACCAACAGTTGCGATAAAGAAAAAGGAAAGCTCGGTATGGAAAGGTCTTCAATTAGTAAGGGAAGGAGTAGCTCAGGGTTTTTTCTCTGCCGGCAATACCGGAGCGGTGATGGCTTCGGCGGTGCTATGCTTGGGTAAGATTAACGGAATTGATCGACCGGCAATTATTACCCCGCTGCCCACCCTGACCGGGCAGACGTTTTTAATTGATGCTGGTGCCAACGTTGATGTCAAACCTGAAAACCTTTTTCAATTTGCGGTCATGGCCCAGGTTTATTTAAAAACTGCGTACCAAATAAAAAATCCTCGGGTGGCGTTGTTAAGTAACGGAGAAGAAGAAGGAAAAGGTAATGACCTGATAAAAAAGACCTTTCCCATTTTAAAGGAAAAAATTTCTGGCTTTATAGGGAATATTGAAGGGAAGGACATTTTTAGAGGTGTGGCGGACATAATTGTTGCCGATGGGTTTGTTGGTAATATCGTTCTTAAAACTGGAGAAGGACTGGCAGAAAGTATTTTTGTTCTTTTGAAAAATGAGGTTTTTACCGGTTTAAGGGGGAGTCTTGGGGGATTTATTTTAAGAGAGTCTTTACAAAAAATAAAAAAGCGTCTTGATTATGCAGAATATGGCGGTGCTCCGCTTTTGGGGGTAAACGGGATAGTTTTTATTGCCCACGGGCGCTCCCGGCGACTGGCGGTACGCAATGGTTTAAAAGTAATGACAAAGACCGTTGAATCCGGTTTTTTAGCTGAATTGATAAAGGGGGATTTTAATGTCTGGAAGGATTGA
- the fapR gene encoding transcription factor FapR has protein sequence MNKSPEARRKKLLEIIEKNPFLTDEQLAATLGVSVQTIRLDRMILAIPEQRERIEMMAQRAYQNLTSLAKEDIIGRLLLLEPGEKAASMLEITPEMCFKDGNIARGHFLFAQANSLAVALCPGKNVLTGIARVSFKKPAYLGQKVIATAVVRVKKQNKYYIKVVGNVENEIVYVGRFVVFKISREG, from the coding sequence ATGAATAAGTCTCCGGAAGCGAGAAGAAAAAAATTACTGGAAATAATTGAAAAAAACCCTTTTTTGACTGATGAACAATTAGCAGCAACTTTAGGGGTAAGTGTGCAGACTATCCGTTTGGATCGGATGATTTTAGCTATCCCCGAACAACGGGAACGTATTGAAATGATGGCGCAACGAGCTTATCAAAATTTAACATCGCTTGCCAAAGAGGATATTATTGGACGGTTGCTTTTATTAGAACCGGGAGAAAAGGCGGCATCAATGTTGGAAATTACACCGGAAATGTGCTTTAAGGATGGAAATATTGCTCGCGGACACTTTCTTTTTGCCCAGGCAAACTCTCTGGCAGTTGCTTTGTGTCCGGGTAAAAATGTCTTGACGGGGATTGCCCGGGTGAGCTTTAAAAAACCGGCATATTTGGGTCAAAAGGTTATTGCTACCGCGGTGGTTCGGGTAAAAAAACAAAATAAATATTACATAAAAGTTGTGGGCAATGTAGAAAATGAAATTGTTTATGTTGGAAGATTTGTGGTTTTTAAAATTTCAAGGGAGGGTTAG
- the rpmF gene encoding 50S ribosomal protein L32, producing the protein MGVPKRRVSKARKNKRRSQWKIAAPKLVSCPHCHQLMIPHRVCKNCGYYDGRQVVNME; encoded by the coding sequence ATGGGAGTACCAAAAAGACGGGTGTCAAAGGCAAGAAAAAATAAACGGCGTTCGCAGTGGAAGATTGCTGCTCCTAAACTTGTAAGCTGTCCCCACTGCCATCAATTAATGATACCTCATCGGGTGTGTAAAAACTGCGGGTATTATGATGGCCGGCAGGTTGTGAATATGGAATAG
- a CDS encoding YceD family protein yields the protein MYLDLTSIKNDKNVVLEFAEKINLETLGEGFGNFTSDKPFLITGTVQNTNDGFYLKGRITGEVHTNCSLCLSNIELKVDLFVERLYKLVADEDSYALVDFKINLDELVFEETVLNLPLKPVCHHDCKGLCPVCGENLNERECSCSHEEIDIRLLPLKQLLEKQKGV from the coding sequence ATGTACTTAGATTTAACTTCCATAAAAAATGACAAAAATGTCGTGCTGGAGTTTGCCGAAAAAATTAATCTTGAAACGCTGGGAGAGGGCTTTGGTAATTTTACCAGCGATAAGCCTTTTTTAATTACCGGCACCGTGCAAAATACCAATGATGGGTTTTATTTAAAAGGGAGAATAACCGGGGAAGTTCATACCAACTGTAGCCTTTGTCTTAGCAATATCGAGCTAAAAGTTGATCTTTTTGTGGAACGTTTATATAAGTTAGTTGCTGATGAGGATAGTTATGCTCTGGTTGATTTTAAAATAAATCTTGATGAACTGGTTTTTGAAGAAACGGTATTAAATTTACCTTTGAAACCTGTTTGCCATCATGATTGTAAAGGCCTGTGCCCGGTTTGTGGTGAAAATTTAAATGAGCGGGAATGCAGCTGTTCGCATGAAGAAATCGATATTCGGCTGTTGCCGTTAAAACAGCTCTTAGAAAAGCAAAAGGGGGTGTAA
- a CDS encoding acetate/propionate family kinase: protein MKVLVLNCGSSSLKYQLLDMEKETVLAKGLVERIGLEGSRLIIDLPGREKIKKEQPFVNHEVAINAVLEELVREEYGILRNLEEITAIGHRIVHGGEKFSGSVIINEEILKAVEECVNLAPLHNPPNILGIRACQKLLPNTPQVGVFDTAFHQTMPRKAYLYGVPYYWYEKYGIRRYGFHGTSHKYVAYKASEILGKPLNELKIITCHLGNGSSVAAVKEGKSIDTSMGFTPLEGLLMGTRSGNIDPAIVTFIQEKEGLSAAQVNDILNKKSGVLGISGYSDFRDIEERASAGDDKAKLALEMFCYQVAKYIGAYAAAMNGVDAIVFTAGVGENSDVVRKEVCKYLEFLGATLDEEKNKIRGKEAIISTPDSKVKIMVIPTNEELMIAKETLELVVNK, encoded by the coding sequence GTGAAAGTACTCGTGCTAAACTGCGGTAGTTCATCCCTTAAATATCAGTTACTGGACATGGAGAAGGAAACGGTATTAGCAAAAGGCTTGGTAGAAAGGATTGGGTTAGAAGGTTCGCGGTTAATAATTGATCTTCCCGGCCGGGAAAAAATCAAAAAGGAGCAACCTTTTGTCAATCATGAGGTTGCAATTAATGCAGTTTTAGAAGAGTTAGTACGGGAAGAATACGGCATTTTGCGTAATTTAGAAGAAATTACTGCGATTGGCCACAGAATTGTGCATGGTGGAGAAAAATTTTCCGGCTCAGTTATTATCAATGAAGAAATCCTTAAAGCTGTTGAGGAATGTGTTAACCTGGCTCCTTTGCACAACCCTCCAAATATTTTAGGCATAAGAGCTTGTCAAAAACTCCTGCCAAATACTCCGCAGGTGGGTGTTTTTGATACGGCTTTTCATCAGACCATGCCCAGGAAAGCGTACCTTTACGGCGTACCGTATTACTGGTATGAAAAATACGGGATTAGACGGTATGGTTTTCACGGAACTTCCCACAAGTACGTTGCCTATAAAGCTTCAGAAATCCTTGGAAAGCCACTAAATGAACTAAAAATAATTACCTGTCACCTGGGAAATGGTTCAAGTGTGGCGGCGGTAAAAGAAGGGAAATCGATAGATACTTCTATGGGTTTTACTCCTTTAGAGGGTCTTCTGATGGGAACCCGTTCGGGGAATATTGATCCAGCTATTGTGACCTTTATCCAAGAAAAGGAAGGATTGTCGGCCGCTCAGGTTAATGATATTTTAAATAAAAAGAGCGGTGTTTTAGGAATATCTGGCTACAGCGACTTTAGAGATATTGAGGAAAGGGCATCTGCCGGGGATGATAAAGCTAAGCTTGCTCTGGAAATGTTTTGTTACCAGGTAGCAAAATATATTGGGGCTTATGCCGCTGCCATGAATGGCGTTGATGCCATAGTTTTTACGGCAGGTGTGGGGGAAAATTCGGATGTGGTGCGCAAGGAAGTTTGCAAATATTTGGAGTTTCTTGGGGCAACCCTTGATGAAGAGAAAAATAAAATAAGAGGTAAGGAAGCAATAATTTCTACTCCGGACTCGAAAGTGAAAATCATGGTAATTCCAACCAATGAAGAATTGATGATCGCTAAAGAAACCCTTGAACTGGTAGTTAACAAGTAA
- the pta gene encoding phosphate acetyltransferase: protein MLNFIEKVKSKAREFKRTIVLPESKDDRVIKASSEIINQQLAKIILLGNEKEIAERAKNLNVDLNGVTIIDPLKDNNRDRYANLLYELRKNKGMTLEKAYELINDPLYYATLMVKAEDADGLVAGSLSPTPNVLRPALQIIKTKPEFSVVSGAFIMVIPNPQFGEHGIMLFADCAVNPDPNSQQLAEIAIASAMTAQKLLGITPYVGLLSFSTKGSAEHELVEKVREAARIANRLRPDLKIEGELQVDAAIVPAVGAQKAPGSEVAGRANVLIFPDLQSGNIGYKLAQRMSGGEAIGPILQGMAKPVNDLSRGCSVDEIVNLVAITAVQSYYGI from the coding sequence ATGTTAAATTTTATTGAAAAAGTGAAAAGCAAAGCCCGAGAATTTAAAAGAACAATTGTACTTCCGGAAAGTAAAGATGATCGTGTTATTAAAGCTTCGAGTGAAATTATCAATCAACAATTAGCTAAAATAATTTTATTAGGCAACGAAAAAGAAATTGCCGAAAGAGCAAAAAATTTAAATGTAGATCTTAATGGAGTTACTATCATTGATCCGTTAAAAGATAATAACCGGGATAGATATGCTAATCTTTTGTATGAACTTAGAAAAAATAAGGGAATGACCTTGGAAAAAGCGTATGAACTAATAAATGATCCCCTTTACTATGCAACGCTTATGGTTAAAGCTGAAGATGCCGATGGTTTAGTGGCAGGATCATTAAGTCCAACCCCCAATGTTTTACGTCCGGCCTTACAGATAATAAAAACCAAGCCGGAGTTTTCAGTTGTTTCCGGAGCATTTATTATGGTAATTCCTAATCCGCAATTTGGCGAGCATGGAATAATGCTTTTTGCCGATTGCGCTGTTAACCCCGATCCTAATTCCCAGCAGTTAGCGGAAATTGCTATTGCATCAGCTATGACTGCGCAAAAGTTGTTAGGAATAACTCCTTATGTGGGATTGTTATCTTTTTCAACTAAAGGAAGTGCCGAACATGAGTTGGTTGAAAAAGTGCGGGAGGCCGCACGAATTGCCAATCGTCTCCGACCCGATTTAAAAATTGAAGGAGAACTTCAGGTAGATGCGGCAATTGTCCCTGCGGTAGGTGCCCAGAAAGCTCCTGGAAGTGAAGTGGCCGGACGAGCAAATGTTTTGATATTCCCCGATTTGCAGTCGGGAAACATAGGATATAAACTTGCTCAGAGAATGTCTGGGGGAGAAGCGATCGGACCAATATTGCAGGGTATGGCCAAGCCGGTAAATGATTTGTCCCGGGGCTGTAGTGTGGATGAAATTGTAAACTTGGTAGCTATAACTGCGGTTCAATCATATTATGGTATTTAA
- the ylbJ gene encoding sporulation integral membrane protein YlbJ codes for MWLLVRKNKAWLLFLFFLIFILNPMAVYQGAKSGVDLWLQIIIPTLLPFFIVAELLNKNDVFLMLGSIFEFILRPLFNVPGVAALSIVMGFMSGFPVGSIVVANLREQKLITREEGERLLAFTNNVSPLFLISTVGITLFNNPLYGSFLLIGHYGASITIGLILGIGARRKREISKSTNFAIITSSSNLPFGKTLQEAIETAFHKIFLVGGFIIFFAVVISLAEKTFLPNSGIITALFAGFLEISNGIKKIAELNFTPLTKFILTSFILSFGGISVLAQIIALISRTDLTAKLYLKTRPLHGLLSTGISTMLFLKVTMPVATGQNSPILNSPKLLSISVVSALVFYLFLHFLKKLSKKFIS; via the coding sequence TTGTGGTTATTAGTAAGAAAAAATAAAGCCTGGTTATTATTTTTGTTTTTTCTTATTTTCATTTTAAACCCAATGGCAGTTTACCAGGGTGCAAAGTCCGGGGTAGACCTGTGGCTGCAAATCATCATTCCTACCTTACTTCCTTTTTTCATAGTAGCTGAACTTTTAAATAAAAACGATGTGTTTTTAATGCTTGGTTCCATTTTCGAGTTTATTTTAAGGCCTCTTTTCAACGTTCCGGGAGTTGCAGCCCTATCGATTGTTATGGGATTTATGTCCGGTTTCCCGGTAGGCAGCATTGTGGTTGCAAACCTTAGGGAGCAAAAGTTAATCACCCGGGAAGAAGGAGAACGGCTTTTAGCGTTCACCAATAACGTAAGTCCCCTTTTTCTTATATCAACCGTAGGCATAACATTGTTTAACAACCCCCTTTACGGTTCATTTTTGTTAATCGGCCATTACGGTGCAAGTATAACAATAGGTTTGATCTTGGGAATTGGTGCACGGAGAAAAAGAGAAATAAGTAAATCGACAAATTTTGCGATCATAACTTCTTCTTCCAATCTTCCATTCGGCAAAACTCTCCAAGAAGCCATTGAAACTGCTTTTCACAAAATATTTTTAGTGGGGGGCTTTATTATCTTTTTTGCTGTGGTAATATCGTTAGCCGAAAAAACTTTTTTACCAAATTCCGGAATAATAACAGCCCTTTTTGCTGGTTTCTTGGAAATTTCCAACGGAATAAAAAAAATTGCGGAGTTAAATTTCACTCCGCTAACAAAATTTATCTTAACGAGTTTTATTTTAAGTTTTGGAGGAATTTCAGTACTGGCCCAAATTATAGCCCTAATTTCCAGAACTGATTTAACAGCAAAGCTTTACTTAAAAACACGGCCACTGCACGGTCTATTAAGTACTGGAATTTCAACTATGCTTTTCTTAAAAGTTACCATGCCGGTTGCTACAGGACAAAATTCTCCAATTTTAAATTCCCCAAAACTTTTGTCAATTTCAGTAGTTTCAGCTTTGGTATTTTACCTTTTTCTTCATTTTTTAAAAAAGCTTTCAAAAAAATTTATTTCTTAA
- the coaD gene encoding pantetheine-phosphate adenylyltransferase → MRIAVYPGSFDPITNGHLDIIERAAELFDRLIVAIAKNPMKKPLFTLEERLDMLRETLKYYPNIEIDSFEGLTVNYLKAKNAQVIIRGLRAISDFENEFMMALTNKKLVPWVETIFLMTKAEYSFISSSAVKEVAMYGGCLKGLVPEYVELKLREKFQKEGC, encoded by the coding sequence TTGCGCATAGCAGTTTATCCGGGTAGTTTTGATCCTATAACCAACGGTCATCTGGATATTATTGAAAGAGCGGCCGAGCTTTTTGACCGTTTAATTGTTGCTATTGCCAAAAATCCAATGAAAAAACCTTTATTTACCCTGGAAGAACGCTTGGATATGTTGCGGGAAACGTTGAAATATTACCCTAATATTGAAATCGATAGTTTTGAGGGCTTAACGGTTAATTATTTAAAAGCCAAAAACGCTCAGGTTATAATTCGGGGACTTAGAGCTATTTCGGATTTTGAAAATGAATTTATGATGGCTTTAACCAATAAAAAGTTGGTGCCGTGGGTTGAAACTATTTTTTTAATGACCAAAGCAGAATATTCGTTCATAAGTTCAAGTGCTGTAAAGGAAGTAGCTATGTATGGAGGATGTTTAAAAGGATTGGTACCTGAATATGTCGAATTAAAATTAAGGGAAAAATTTCAGAAGGAAGGGTGTTAA
- the rsmD gene encoding 16S rRNA (guanine(966)-N(2))-methyltransferase RsmD, producing the protein MRIITGDARGRKLIAPKGLKTRPTSDRVKEAMFNILGYRVIDAVVLDGFAGTGNLGLEALSRGAKFSYFIEADREAFSCLRRNIENLGYGDRAKAILGDIFKILPHINEKFDLIFLDPPYGYGFEERAVLTILQLGLLKETGLIVVETAKKIGLNISSEKLGLIREAVYGNTLLGFYQLKRGGE; encoded by the coding sequence ATGAGGATAATAACAGGAGATGCCCGGGGTAGAAAATTAATTGCACCTAAAGGCTTAAAAACCAGACCAACTTCGGACCGGGTTAAAGAAGCGATGTTTAATATTTTAGGGTATAGGGTAATAGATGCGGTTGTCCTTGATGGTTTTGCGGGAACCGGAAACCTTGGCTTGGAAGCATTAAGTCGGGGGGCTAAGTTTTCTTATTTTATTGAAGCCGATAGAGAAGCTTTTAGCTGTTTGCGCCGAAATATTGAAAATTTAGGCTATGGGGACCGGGCAAAAGCGATTTTAGGAGATATTTTTAAAATTTTACCCCACATTAATGAGAAGTTTGATTTGATATTTTTGGACCCGCCCTACGGATATGGTTTTGAAGAAAGGGCGGTATTGACTATTTTACAATTAGGGTTACTAAAAGAAACCGGTCTTATCGTGGTTGAAACGGCAAAAAAAATTGGTTTAAATATAAGCTCTGAAAAGCTGGGGTTGATAAGGGAAGCTGTATACGGGAATACGTTACTGGGGTTTTATCAATTAAAGCGAGGGGGAGAATAA